The following are encoded together in the Acipenser ruthenus chromosome 24, fAciRut3.2 maternal haplotype, whole genome shotgun sequence genome:
- the LOC117429391 gene encoding ras and EF-hand domain-containing protein-like isoform X2 — protein sequence MESQASNPKPDLRRLFSACDLNKSGRIEYEDFATVCRELSVQTSQVALLFNKFDMDRDGCIDYTDFSTRFHEVSETLDLASFDGASHSHRIAWEEFEERLGDKVHYLNSRDQLAELYQQIHAFSEDAVLQYESLIEGLIRDSRVHCLETDKLESTLRRTEEMTARQLAELEEDIQQQLSNLEKRVREEEHQKLEAAIAGLQRRHENEVSDLQATADRLKAQEEHLLHLIAKEDVSKLKDTISELTQEKDHLRKCLEKAKTSVSLLQVELDQLKNDFTDQKLQHEREKEALTKMAEERQSYSNQIEILQGVNKMLYDSNDGLRSALGTNVGSGKKRHLSPRGRIPITRVKPNEQNGPHVISYSSFAGEDNSMALDTYGPTPAKYSQVASWADNYLDSGVSDSHDAIDGQDSSNEYDSDHSNYSEGTVHYSYSCVPSDIEMSELKSERTLDVESSLAPSRRSSVGSSIRRRLPAFSPKLADTGTEDSQELGPMYRLVLAGDAGAGKSSFLLRLCMNEFRGNIPTTLGVDFQMKKLLVDGERTTLQIWDTAGQERFRSIAKSYFRKAHGVLLLYDITSERSYLNIREWIDEIRDSTDNPIPLILIGNKCDLRAEMPESSCVNTAHGEKLAMTYNSLFCETSAKDGTNVVEAVLHLAREVRKTVNVKQIAEPVMKLSVQDGKKALTNCCGM from the exons ATGGAATCACAAGCATCTAACCCCAAACCCGACCTCAGGAGACTGTTCTCTGCGTGCGATCTGAATAAATCTGGACGGATCGAGTATGAAGATTTTGCGACGGTTTGCCGAGAGCTGAGCGTCCAGACCTCGCAGGTGGCTCTTCTCTTTAACAAGTTCGACATGGACCGGGACGGGTGCATCGACTACACTGATTTTTCGACCCGGTTCCACGAAGTTTCGGAAACTTTGGATCTGGCTTCTTTCGACGGGGCTTCGCATTCACACAGAATCGCTTGGGAGGAATTCGAAGAGAGACTCGGAGATAAAGTTCACTATCTAAACAG CCGAGACCAGTTGGCAGAGCTGTACCAGCAGATCCATGCCTTCTCGGAGGACGCTGTGCTCCAGTATGAGTCGCTCATCGAGGGCCTGATCAGAGACAGCAGGGTCCACTGTCTGGAGACTGACAAACTGGAGTCCACTCTGAGAAG GACAGAGGAGATGACTGCGAGACAGCTGGCTGAACTGGAGGAAGACATACAGCAACAACTCTCCAACCTGGAGAAGAGAGTAAGAGAGGAG GAGCACCAGAAACTGGAAGCAGCAATCGCAGGCCTTCAGAGGAGACATGAGAACGAGGTCTCCGATCTGCAGGCAACTGCTGACAGGCTCAAAGCG caaGAAGAGCATCTGCTGCACTTAATCGCCAAAGAAGATGTTTCTAAACTTAAAGATACAATCAGTGAGCTGACACAG GAAAAGGACCATTTAAGAAAATGTCTAGAAAAAGCCAAGACAAGTGTTTCACTTCTTCAAGTAGAGCTGGATCAACTTAAAAATGATTTTACAGACCAAAAATTACAACATGAGAG AGAGAAAGAAGCATTGACCAAGATGGCAGAAGAACGCCAGTCTTATTCCAATCAGATTGAAATACTGCa GGGTGTAAACAAAATGCTGTACGACAGCAACGATGGGTTGAGATCGGCTCTCGGCACAAACGTTGGGTCTGGAAAGAAAAGG CACCTCTCACCCAGGGGTCGAATTCCAATAACCAGAGTGAAGCCCAATGAACAAAATGGGCCGCATGTCATTAGCTATAGCAG ctTTGCTGGTGAAGACAACAGTATGGCGTTGGATACGTATGGACCCACACCTGCAAAATACTCTCAGGTTGCCAGCTGGGCTGACAACTACCTGGACAGTGGAGTCTCCGACTCTCACGATGCCATTGACGGCCAGGACTCCAGCAATGAGTACGACAGCGATCACAGCAACTACTCGGAGGGGACCGTGCACTACAGCTACTCCTGTGTGCCCTCAGATATTGAG ATGTCTGAATTGAAGTCCGAGAGGACGCTCGATGTGGAATCATCTTTGGCTCCGAGTCGCCGCAGTTCTGTTGGGTCTTCGATTAGGAGACGCCTTCCAGCATTCAGCCCAAAG CTGGCTGATACAGGAACAGAGGATTCCCAGGAGCTGGGTCCAATGTACAGGCTGGTCCTCGCAGGGGACGCGGGAGCAGGGAAGTCCAGCTTTCTGCTCCGACTGTGCATGAATGAATTCAGAGGAAACATCCCCACAACACTGG GAGTCGATTTCCAAATGAAGAAGTTGTTGGTTGACGGAGAGCGTACAACATTACAGATCTGGGACACTGCAGGACAAGAGAG GTTCCGCAGCATTGCCAAGTCCTACTTCCGAAAGGCACACGGGGTGCTACTCCTGTACGACATCACCTCTGAGAGGAGCTACCTGAATATCAGAGAGTGGATTGATGAAATCCGG gaTTCCACAGATAACCCCATTCCTCTAATTCTAATTGGAAACAAGTGTGACTTGAGAGCAGAGATGCCGGAGTCCAGCTGTGTGAACACTGCACACGGGGAGAAGCTAGCTATG ACGTACAATTCCCTTTTCTGTGAAACAAGTGCTAAAGACGGTACCAATGTTGTGGAAGCTGTCCTGCATCTTGCAag GGAAGTGAGAAAGACTGTTAATGTCAAGCAGATTGCCGAGCCAGTCATGAAACTGAGTGTCCAGGATGGGAAGAAAGCACTGACAAACTGCTGTGGGATGTAG
- the LOC117429391 gene encoding ras and EF-hand domain-containing protein-like isoform X1 produces MESQASNPKPDLRRLFSACDLNKSGRIEYEDFATVCRELSVQTSQVALLFNKFDMDRDGCIDYTDFSTRFHEVSETLDLASFDGASHSHRIAWEEFEERLGDKVHYLNSSRDQLAELYQQIHAFSEDAVLQYESLIEGLIRDSRVHCLETDKLESTLRRTEEMTARQLAELEEDIQQQLSNLEKRVREEEHQKLEAAIAGLQRRHENEVSDLQATADRLKAQEEHLLHLIAKEDVSKLKDTISELTQEKDHLRKCLEKAKTSVSLLQVELDQLKNDFTDQKLQHEREKEALTKMAEERQSYSNQIEILQGVNKMLYDSNDGLRSALGTNVGSGKKRHLSPRGRIPITRVKPNEQNGPHVISYSSFAGEDNSMALDTYGPTPAKYSQVASWADNYLDSGVSDSHDAIDGQDSSNEYDSDHSNYSEGTVHYSYSCVPSDIEMSELKSERTLDVESSLAPSRRSSVGSSIRRRLPAFSPKLADTGTEDSQELGPMYRLVLAGDAGAGKSSFLLRLCMNEFRGNIPTTLGVDFQMKKLLVDGERTTLQIWDTAGQERFRSIAKSYFRKAHGVLLLYDITSERSYLNIREWIDEIRDSTDNPIPLILIGNKCDLRAEMPESSCVNTAHGEKLAMTYNSLFCETSAKDGTNVVEAVLHLAREVRKTVNVKQIAEPVMKLSVQDGKKALTNCCGM; encoded by the exons ATGGAATCACAAGCATCTAACCCCAAACCCGACCTCAGGAGACTGTTCTCTGCGTGCGATCTGAATAAATCTGGACGGATCGAGTATGAAGATTTTGCGACGGTTTGCCGAGAGCTGAGCGTCCAGACCTCGCAGGTGGCTCTTCTCTTTAACAAGTTCGACATGGACCGGGACGGGTGCATCGACTACACTGATTTTTCGACCCGGTTCCACGAAGTTTCGGAAACTTTGGATCTGGCTTCTTTCGACGGGGCTTCGCATTCACACAGAATCGCTTGGGAGGAATTCGAAGAGAGACTCGGAGATAAAGTTCACTATCTAAACAG CAGCCGAGACCAGTTGGCAGAGCTGTACCAGCAGATCCATGCCTTCTCGGAGGACGCTGTGCTCCAGTATGAGTCGCTCATCGAGGGCCTGATCAGAGACAGCAGGGTCCACTGTCTGGAGACTGACAAACTGGAGTCCACTCTGAGAAG GACAGAGGAGATGACTGCGAGACAGCTGGCTGAACTGGAGGAAGACATACAGCAACAACTCTCCAACCTGGAGAAGAGAGTAAGAGAGGAG GAGCACCAGAAACTGGAAGCAGCAATCGCAGGCCTTCAGAGGAGACATGAGAACGAGGTCTCCGATCTGCAGGCAACTGCTGACAGGCTCAAAGCG caaGAAGAGCATCTGCTGCACTTAATCGCCAAAGAAGATGTTTCTAAACTTAAAGATACAATCAGTGAGCTGACACAG GAAAAGGACCATTTAAGAAAATGTCTAGAAAAAGCCAAGACAAGTGTTTCACTTCTTCAAGTAGAGCTGGATCAACTTAAAAATGATTTTACAGACCAAAAATTACAACATGAGAG AGAGAAAGAAGCATTGACCAAGATGGCAGAAGAACGCCAGTCTTATTCCAATCAGATTGAAATACTGCa GGGTGTAAACAAAATGCTGTACGACAGCAACGATGGGTTGAGATCGGCTCTCGGCACAAACGTTGGGTCTGGAAAGAAAAGG CACCTCTCACCCAGGGGTCGAATTCCAATAACCAGAGTGAAGCCCAATGAACAAAATGGGCCGCATGTCATTAGCTATAGCAG ctTTGCTGGTGAAGACAACAGTATGGCGTTGGATACGTATGGACCCACACCTGCAAAATACTCTCAGGTTGCCAGCTGGGCTGACAACTACCTGGACAGTGGAGTCTCCGACTCTCACGATGCCATTGACGGCCAGGACTCCAGCAATGAGTACGACAGCGATCACAGCAACTACTCGGAGGGGACCGTGCACTACAGCTACTCCTGTGTGCCCTCAGATATTGAG ATGTCTGAATTGAAGTCCGAGAGGACGCTCGATGTGGAATCATCTTTGGCTCCGAGTCGCCGCAGTTCTGTTGGGTCTTCGATTAGGAGACGCCTTCCAGCATTCAGCCCAAAG CTGGCTGATACAGGAACAGAGGATTCCCAGGAGCTGGGTCCAATGTACAGGCTGGTCCTCGCAGGGGACGCGGGAGCAGGGAAGTCCAGCTTTCTGCTCCGACTGTGCATGAATGAATTCAGAGGAAACATCCCCACAACACTGG GAGTCGATTTCCAAATGAAGAAGTTGTTGGTTGACGGAGAGCGTACAACATTACAGATCTGGGACACTGCAGGACAAGAGAG GTTCCGCAGCATTGCCAAGTCCTACTTCCGAAAGGCACACGGGGTGCTACTCCTGTACGACATCACCTCTGAGAGGAGCTACCTGAATATCAGAGAGTGGATTGATGAAATCCGG gaTTCCACAGATAACCCCATTCCTCTAATTCTAATTGGAAACAAGTGTGACTTGAGAGCAGAGATGCCGGAGTCCAGCTGTGTGAACACTGCACACGGGGAGAAGCTAGCTATG ACGTACAATTCCCTTTTCTGTGAAACAAGTGCTAAAGACGGTACCAATGTTGTGGAAGCTGTCCTGCATCTTGCAag GGAAGTGAGAAAGACTGTTAATGTCAAGCAGATTGCCGAGCCAGTCATGAAACTGAGTGTCCAGGATGGGAAGAAAGCACTGACAAACTGCTGTGGGATGTAG
- the LOC117964217 gene encoding small EDRK-rich factor 2-like, which yields MTRGNQRELARQKNAKKQTDCTKGKRSDDGLSAAARKLRDAEIMQQKQKQAKDKPQEKPK from the exons atgacCA GGGGAAACCAGCGTGAACTTGCCCGTCAGAAGAATGCCAAgaagcagactgactgcaccaaAGGAAAAAGAAGTGATGATGGCTTATCTGCTGCTGCACGAAAGCTGAG GGATGCTGAGATAATGCAACAGAAGCAGAAACAAGCCAAGGACAAGCCCCAGGAGAAACCCAAATAA
- the LOC117429004 gene encoding putative nuclease HARBI1, whose translation MSDLMVVLAALNSRKKRRRFYPRNRVYRPRISFLSLTEEQVFDRFRLNKQFIYDLCEELKGDLECHRNSNYALPVPVKMTSALTFYATGSFQNAASGSTGISQASMCKSLSEVTEALVRRVKKYICFPLSSGQMQKTREEFYKVAQFPNVLGVIDCTHVAIRARTENEPAFRNSKGFHSVNVQVVCDAKNIITNVLANHPGCADDAYILSKSRLTEIFETEITSDCWLVGDSAYDLKPWLMTPIPNPESPAEHRYKEAHQLTHAVIDKTKRILKTRFRCLDRSRGVLQYSPKKVCQIFLACCVLHNIATQHNILVDVDEGLETPNEDEDMSLAPDEDEELPEENTSSEAASIRMELVRDHFS comes from the exons ATGTCTGATCTTATGGTGGTACTGGCTGCACTGAATTCGAGAAAAAAACGGAGGAGGTTTTATCCCCGAAACAGAGTTTACCGGCCTCGGATATCCTTTCTCAGTCTGACGGAAGAACAAGTCTTTGACCGCTTTCGTCTGAATAAGCAGTTCATATATGACTTGTGTGAGGAGTTAAAGGGGGATTTGGAGTGTCACAGAAACAGCAATTATGCTTTGCCCGTGCCGGTAAAAATGACTTCTGCTCTGACGTTCTACGCCACCGGTAGTTTCCAGAACGCGGCCAGCGGCTCGACTGGAATTAGTCAGGCGTCTATGTGTAAAAGCCTCTCTGAGGTCACCGAGGCCTTGGTCAGAAGAGTGAAGAAGTATATCTGCTTCCCTTTGAGCTCTGGTCAAATGCAGAAAACCAGAGAGGAGTTTTACAAGGTTGCGCAGTTTCCAAACGTCCTGGGCGTTATTGACTGTACACACGTTGCCATCAGGGCCCGCACCGAAAACGAGCCTGCTTTTAGAAACTCCAAGGGATTCCACTCGGTGAACGTGCAGGTAGTCTGTGACGCCAAGAACATCATAACCAACGTCCTTGCAAACCACCCTGGGTGCGCCGACGACGCTTACATTCTATCAAAGTCTCGTTTAACAGAGATATTTGAGACGGAAATTACCAGTGACTGCTGGCTTGTTG GTGACAGCGCCTATGACTTGAAGCCGTGGTTAATGACCCCAATTCCTAACCCCGAGAGTCCAGCGGAACACAGGTACAAAGAGGCACACCAGCTTACTCATGCTGTCATTGACAAGACCAAGCGCATCTTAAAGACTCGCTTCAGGTGCCTGGATCGTTCTAGAGGGGTGCTCCAGTACAGTCCCAAAAAGGTCTGTCAGATATTTTTGGCTTGCTGCGTTCTGCACAATATCGCAACTCAGCACAACATCTTAGTAGATGTCGACGAAGGCCTGGAAACCCCAAACGAGGACGAGGACATGAGCCTGGCACCGGATGAAGATGAAGAGCTGCCTGAGGAAAACACCTCCAGTGAGGCTGCAAGCATCAGAATGGAGCTCGTTAGAGACCATTTCTCATAG